Below is a genomic region from Vanessa atalanta chromosome W, ilVanAtal1.2, whole genome shotgun sequence.
aGTGAAATATcagtacattgaaataaaaatataaatatctaataataaaataacaacaacaagAAATAGTAATTTAGCGCTAATCTATGGCATTATAATATGCGTGAAGTTCGTTTGTATTGTACACATTCAGATAAGACTCCTTTACtcgtttacattataaaattgtaagtgggtagaaatttaataaattactacaTTGAAGCTACATTCCAAACAACAGTTACAATTGTTCATTTTATACAGTATTAGAGTACAGTAGCGAAATACGAAAAAGTGCAGtcgaatttgaataatttagtgACAGAGTACCAAATAGTTATTTCTTAACCGCTCTTCTTGTACGAGAAATGGGAAGCCTAGTCTCAGGGCTCTTTACCACCGTTCCTCGGCTCAGGGCTGGAGAACCATCATCGACTGCAGACCTCGACGCAACGGGAATAAGTTCCAGATCACCCCGACACTCTACTTGGTGGCGAACTCCGTCTGGGCTGATGATGTACACATATCCATCGCGGGTCCAGCAGTTGGTGACGCCAAAGCGCTTCCGGGCTTCAAGAAATAAATCGTGCCGAGGCTTAGTTAAATACTCTAACTGTGTGATGCCGGTGCCCTTCAACTTAGTTTTGGCATACCATACTTGTTTGTGAACCACGACGTCAGTGAACTTAACCACAACGGGCCTTGGTTTTTTTGTCGGTGAGCGACCCAAACGATACGTCGTATTTATACTGGAGCTGGAAAAGTTCGGCAAATCTAGATGCTCGGCGAAAACAGACACTACCCGTGAATTAAGGTTTTCCGTCTTCATCTCGGGGATACCGTGCAAGAGCAGCATTTTGCGCCTTCTTCGCATCTCCTGACGATCCAATTCCGTTCTAAGGAATTCAACCTGATGTTGTAAGGTGTTCAACGTGGCtatgataaaatttttaaaagcttCAAAATCAGCAGCAATGGATGAAGTGGTCGCAGCGATTTTGCTACTCGAATTCTTCTGTAGTTCGTGCTGGAACTCGTTCATTCTAGTGTGAAACATCTCAGACATAGCAGAGAAAGACTGTTTTAATGAGTCCATTCTTTGTCTTCTAACTGTcactttttgaattttgaatcgtatttaaaatacagtGGTTATATCAgtgaataaataagaaatatatcttGCTGGCAGGTATTGTAACTCACATGTACATAATttggatgaaataaataaataaatcccaaATTGCTTATTATTTACGTAACACGTTTAATCTGCACACACTAGCAACACGTTTTCCTACTTGTATAGATaactatattgtaataataattataacgtaacagtatttgtttaatagttgacatattaataaacaaaattaaattcgaaaatttcttataaatataaactcaaagacattttaaatattcgcaaaaaaaaaactcgaaaatTTCTCATGATAAAATACATAGCAAAATTTGAGAACTTACTAATGTGGCAAACCGTCGTAAAAGTTATGACAATCACTAGGTATGACACGTTTTAATTCCTGTAAATGGGTCCGTTTTATCTGAGAAATTGGTATTCTGCTTTGGTACAACTTTGGTTTTGGCTGAGTGTTTCTGGGTCTAGGTCTTCTGGGTAATAATACATAGTCGTCATCATagcttagtttatattttataagcccTTCAGGTTCATAAAGTAATGCTCTGATATCCGTAACTACTGGGTCATTAGCTACTCTACCTGGTCGAATTGAATCATACATGAGAGATTTTGTAAAATCAAAGAAAAAGtcataatttagaaaatttacaatGTAGGGCTGCTTAAGACGAGCTTCCTTTGAAATTGACGCGTACTGCGAAGGCAGGTAGATGTCTCTGTTTCTAATTTGACACTCTATTGCACTGTGACAAGAATCTACCTCCATCTGCGTATGACCCTTTTCTAGAATTTTTTGTTCGATCTGGATATTATAGTCCATTGCTAACTCCAGCAGTGCATTGGATAAAACGGCATTACGATTTTGTGCTGTGCAACCATCGGAATATAGAATTATAGGTAGCAGCTTCTTAGACAATGTTTTTTTCAAACAGTCTATTATGCAGGAAGTATACACAGAAGCCACCAGTCCTGCAGTACACTCATCGAACCAATAACAGTCCACGTCTTTGTTGTCAAGATTGTAGATGGTGAAGTTGTGAACACATAATTTTgacttataatatattgcacTGGCTTCAAGTTTGGGACACAGCTGTACCGATTGTAAGCCATGTGTAAATACATGCACTTCTTTATTGCTAGCTCTTAGTTTATCTTAAGTTTTTTCCTGTCTAGCTCTATCCTTCTTTAATATATGCTCACGATATTTGGCTTCGTTGATGTTTCCTACATTATGAGAACAACACAAATCGCATTGATCTTTCTTAGGCGAAAATAGGCTTAAATTCTTTTCATTAAACATTTGATCGAATAACCATCGAGAGGTGGGCTTTTCCTGCTGTTCGTTCCATTTCTCATAGTATAACTTATAGAGTTTCAATTTGCTCTGAACAACCGGTTCTAAATAAAGTTTTGTACTTGATGCCCGACAATAGTGGGATGGCATTTTAGGTAAATTatctaaaaacttttttagaaaAGTCACACATTCCTTTGTTTTTCTCTCCGTAGCTGGTCGTGTCACTTCTTGTTTTCTTGTCATACCTTTTTCTGAATGTTCAATCCAATAACGCACAGAATTTTCTGTAATACCTAGAGTACTTAAAAACGTTTTCATACAGACTTGAACACGACCTTGAGACGcgctgtttaaaaaatattgcttactaACATTTCGTCTTGAGTCAGAATCTGTcttctttatttgttttctacTTCCACTTTCAACATTAGAAACAACATACTGCTGCATACTCAACTCTCAACAATCTCTGCAACAACTCAACATACTCTGAGACCAGTCCATTTGTTtccaaaaaatagaaaaaaaatcttgtctttCTGTCTCTGCTATGGTATTACATCCACGAAGTTTGGACTTCACACAGAATTCAGAAGAGCAGCGAGGTCCTATTTCACGCGCAGGCCGCATAACGTCATGTAAAACTTTAAAGTTTTCTTGTTTGCTATCTCGTCGGTACCCCATATACTGCTCTCCCTCTAATCTTAGTTTCTTGCATTTATTTTTGGTCCACTCTCTTTTGGTATTTGACTTTACCTGACCTTTAGATTTTCTCTTCCGTTTAGTATTAAGATCTCCACAATATTCATCGTTAATTGTTTTTTCGTTTTCATTAGTTTCTACTATATCAATACCTTGAATAAAATTCTGCTCTTCATTACTTAGTCCATCTGTTACAATTTGGGTAATTGCATCAGGTATTTTCTCGGTACTTATTTCTTCTGACGATAATAATCGTGATTGGTTTTCACGCAATTCTTCTGATTCTTGTATCATAATTGTATCTATAATTTCTTCTGATATTATCAATGAAGACTGTTTACCTTCATCCgatgtaataattacattttcagtaattatatttaaacaatcatCCGTTAAATTTTGCGGTGAAGTAACTAAATCAGAAACagttgtattttcatttttatgtaatattagaaTAGGTAAATTATTTAGATCCAAATTTTCAAGGTTTGAAATTGGGTATATAAGATTCTgggtaatttttgtttttcaggggtatcttaatttttaattctttgcaAAGTTCAAGTATAGTTTCGTCCTCGTCACTGCTAATTTTGATtctttttttctgaaaattaaaccgaaataattattcattaccgAATAAGTGGATAACCTACTTGCAACAGgaaatggtatttttaaattttatgctaCCTATTtatcttacaatttaaaataaatgcagaTCGTTTCGCAAACCAGAAAACCGTTACATTACAACACTACGTAACTCCTGAAAGGCCTTAGAGCAACACCACTTAAGTCATTTCACTAACATCAATAGTATTTTAACTGACtaaaacaagattatatcataataaaaatatcaaagttaAAGAGTAGGAATATctaaaataacgaaaaatacaaacttttaacaatataataacatattcctACCTTTTTCCATTAATTGTTGGGAGCAAGCGGGCAGTACATTCCACACTATGGAACTTAAGTGACTTACGTACTGTTTCCAAATTTACCGCCGAGTTGGTGGATCCCGTGTAGATGCATTTTCTTAATTTCAAGAGTTTCTATTGGTCGATACGTGTTTCTGATTGGCTGAAACGATGCATCTTCCGATTCTCTAGCGAATGGCATCAAAATGTCAAAATAGCCAAAAAGTGACTTACGTGGAGTTAGAACTTCAACGacgatattactttatatatatattgatatttgtcGCCTCGTGGTAAGTTTTGAATCTttcttcgaaatttgaattcgaATTGTACTGTGTCGTAACAACGATTGTGGTTCTTTACAGGGAATCTGTTCTGCCGGACAAATCCCGTGTTAAGGTCGTGTCTCAAGATGAACTAAAGCAGCTGATAGCTAAGTATCCTAAAAACACGACAGCTCCATAgtgttaaaacatatttgttaatttcttaagtttgttattgttaccataattattttcgtcatgttttaacattctaaatattttatattgtaattgagGGTACACTGAAGTCTCTTTGTTcacttaatttatcttaattttaaacagttaaacgttatctttttaaatttcactaactttttagtatattaaggtattctcgataaaaataaaacatatgattGACGACAATATTTGATTATGTCACTGTCAACTGTCAGCTGTCTATTTCACGTCGTCTACTATCTGTGAGCTTTGCGTTTAGTTATTGCACTAaccactttttaatttttaatttttgatttaacttttattttaacttagcttgtttttttttttttttttgttttttcctcttattattttttccgttaattacgttattgataaaattcatACCTATGTTTGCCTTGTACaccttttaaatcatatatacacaaacataacgtatctacataacatacatacatgttatatataacatataaatacgtgtataaacaaaacaatacatatgttttataaataaattcaaatacataaaaataccatatatatatataaagtattattatatttcataaataaaagtacaacgATTTACAATGACAAATAATAGCGTTTTAGAAGCCTCTTAAAAGCAGCAACGGATTGTGCACGTCTTATATTTATGGGCAAGGAGTTCCATAAGCGTACTGCTTGGACAGAGAAGGATTTAGTAAAAAAGGAAGAAGTATGGGAAGGAGTTTTAAGAGTAAGGTTTTGTTCGGAGCGAAGACTGCGGAAATGGGAATCACTAAGGAATTGGAAGGACTGTTTTAGATAAATAGGGGCATTGGGGTTGAAAAGTATACAGTAGAGAAGAGAGAGAATGTGTgtattcctgcgaaggcggATCGGGAGCCACTCGAGCTTTTTGCGAAAATTGGAAATGTGGTCATACTTGCGAAGCCCAAATATGTACCTGATGCAAAGATTTTGAATGCGCTCAAGTTTGTTCAATTGATCTTCTCTAAGATCAAGATAACAGCAATCTGCATAATCAAGAATTGGTAAAAGGATAGATTGTGCTAACGCAATTTTGGTGGGAATCGGTAAAAGGTTACGTGATCTACGTAGTGAACCAACAGCAACAAACATTTTTCTGCTTACCTCACTCATTTGTGGATTCCAAGAAAGGGTTTTATCGAATATTATACCCAGATTTTTAATCTTTTCACTGTATGGAATTATGGCATTGTCAAATAATATAGGGGATAAAAGAGAAAAATCTATTCGTGAGATTAATATTGGACTGccaataataatagattgaCACTTAAGTGGATTTATTTTGAGACCGAATGAATTGCTCCAACTTAAGATCTTTTTTAAGTCTGAGTTAATTGTCTGTATTGTCAGTGGTAAATCTATTAACTTAGAGTGACAGTAAATCTAAAAATCGTCGGCATACAGGTGGTAGAGAGAAGATATATTGTGAGTtatggaattaataaaaatcgaaaatagCAGAGGTGAAAGCACTCCGCCTTGGGGCACACCGGCATTTAAAATTGACCAATCAGAATAAGAGTCCTGAACTCGGATTCTTTGTCTGCGGCCATGTAGATAACAACGAAACCAGTCAATTACAGTAGGACATATATTAAGAGAACTTAAAATAGCCAGTAATATGTCAAAATCAACAGTATTGAAGGCATTACTGAAATCCAGTAATGTCAAAACTGTAACTTCCTGGTTATCCATAGCTAATCTGATGTCATCGGTGATCTTAACTAAAGCAGTAGCCGTACTATGACAAGTTCGGAATCCCGACTGAAGTGGGTTAAATAGGTTATTTTTGTTTAGGAATAAATTAAGTTGTTGGTAAACAAGGCGCTCCAGGACTTTTGAGAGAAAAGGAAGTATGGATATGGGCGGAAATCACTATAGGACGATGGATTAACTTTTTTCGGTAATGGGACAATTTGAGCGTCTTTCCAGGAGGAAGGATAAATACCAGTATTAATGGAATTATTAAGGATACATGTGATGACAGGAATAAGGTAATCAATGATAGGAATTATCATTTTACGGCTAATGCAGTCAGAGCCGACAGCATCAGAATTTATAGctaaaatattcttcttaatatCACTTTCCGTTAATTGACTAAAACTAAAAGATGGGAATGCTGGAGTGGATGAAGcagaaagattatttattgtttttgatttgaCAGTGCCATCGATAGCAACTGCTGACGCGAAATGATTATTGAGCTGATTAAGATCGACATTATTAAAGTTTGTATCCGACTGAGCTTTCCCAACTCCAAGAGATTTCAGAAATTTCCAAACTTTAGAGGTATCGCCCTCCTCAACTACAGCTTTGTGAATATGCCGTCGATGTGTGTCTCTACACAGCCTGTTGCAACGATTtcgatactttatatatttttctttatttgtatcTGACGGATTCGATTTATAATTGGCTTTAGctaaatttttcttttcttggAGACGTTTTATATCTGAGGTAAGCCATGGTGCCGGTAAATGTTTGATACGAATACGCCGAACGGGTGCATGTGTATCATAAAGTTTAGTTAAAAGCGAATTGAATACACCAACCTGTTCATTAACAGTATTTCCATTTAACGCCACCGACCAATCAATCTCAGCAGCATCAGCTTGTAGACGCTCTAAACCCATCCCAGCAAAATTGCGTTGCAGAAGAATTCTTGATTTTGCCTTCGGGGGTTTGATTTTATAGGATAGATATAAAAGATCATGGTAAGAAAAGGCATGCGCATCACATTGACCATGTTTTTCAACATGGTCAATAGATGACACAATGATTAAATCAAGAAGAGAAGGAACAGAATGAGGAAAACAGTGCGTAGCAGAAAGTGGCAAGATTGTCATGTTCACCCCGTTGACAAGCAATGTCAGACGAGATGACCGACAATCATTTTTAAGCAGACATGTATTGAAGTCACCCATGACCACCGTATGACTGTACGAAGGTACGAATGACTCCAACAGattttcaaaacttaaaaaataatccacaTTCTGCGACGGACTATAATAAACACCTAAAAGAAGTTTAGTGTGTGAAAGTGTAACATCAATGAAAAGGTGTTCTGCCTCTCCACTGGTGTGAGACTGAGAGTAACTAACAATCGAGTATGCAATATGAGATCTGAGATATATGGCAACACCCCCGCCCGTTCGCCCTAAACGATCATTTCGGATCAGATGGAAACCAGGGAGTGAATACGTTGTAGACGGCAAACAGGGCCATTTAAGCCATGACTCAGATATCAATATTGCATGAAGATTTTTATTCTGGAAAGAGGATAATAAGTCTGGATAATGTGCAGGAATACTTTGCGCATTAAtatgaactatattaaaaattttttcaaCATCAGAGAAATAAGTATCAATGGACTCGTTGACGGAATGTATACTATGGAAACTACTGTCACTGTTCGAACCATTTGaggataaagaaaaaaaagattcaCTATCAGAGCTGTCATTaaaagccattgtaactacaactgtaagtaaagtataaataataataaatatgtatataaattattttaaatatataattatatatatttcaatattataaaatgtctataactgctaaaaaaatataattaatttagtataatgtCCATTTATCCGCCAGCTGTAAGGAAAACAAAGCACATTTATTacactcaaaaataaaaatcaatataaaattaacaaagcaGGATTCATGCATCATACATGTAACccaaaaacttaaacaaaaaaaaaaaaaatcatagtaataaaaaaccaaataatgtaataaaaaaagcaaataataataataaaagaaaaaccaaaataactaaaaaaataaaagaacaata
It encodes:
- the LOC125075523 gene encoding uncharacterized protein LOC125075523, whose product is MDSLKQSFSAMSEMFHTRMNEFQHELQKNSSSKIAATTSSIAADFEAFKNFIIATLNTLQHQVEFLRTELDRQEMRRRRKMLLLHGIPEMKTENLNSRVVSVFAEHLDLPNFSSSSINTTYRLGRSPTKKPRPVVVKFTDVVVHKQVWYAKTKLKGTGITQLEYLTKPRHDLFLEARKRFGVTNCWTRDGYVYIISPDGVRHQVECRGDLELIPVASRSAVDDGSPALSRGTVVKSPETRLPISRTRRAVKK